A genomic window from Lycium barbarum isolate Lr01 chromosome 4, ASM1917538v2, whole genome shotgun sequence includes:
- the LOC132635497 gene encoding protein NUCLEAR FUSION DEFECTIVE 4-like has product MAGHESRKWMILVATIWIQAFTGTNFDFSAYSSELKAVLGISQVQLNYLATASDLGKMLGWSSGLALMYTPLWLVMLVAAFMGLFGYGIQWLVILDLISLPYFVVFLLCLLAGCSITWFNTVCFVLCIKNFPSNRPLALALTVSFNGVSAALYNLAAISINPSSTQIYLLLNAFMPFITSLAALVPILRQPRIDPLPSDAIKHEQLIFVVLNFLAVITGLYLLFVHSADSSTARVIFAGAILLLVLPLGIPGIIYAGDWFQHKIFSSFTFEGSSFLLVDADDLEFHKELLSRENSQINVTSYCNGPTLTLSLTRIIGTAGVSDEGCCGKIIEKDQLFMLGEEHKAGMLVKRLDFWLYYVAYFCGGTIGLVYSNNLGQIAQSLGHSSMTSTLITLYSSFSFFGRLLSAAPDFIRLKLYFARTGWLAIALVPTPIAFFLVAASGKEVALQAGTALIGLSSGFIFSAAVSITSELFGPNSVGVNHNILITNIPIGSLIYGFLAALIYDNNAAHGATFTQQMMSDSVVCMGRKCYLSTFLWWGCLALLGLVSSVLLFLRTRPAYDRFEQNRRANLLD; this is encoded by the exons ATGGCAGGACATGAATCAAGAAAATGGATGATTTTAGTGGCAACCATATGGATTCAAGCCTTCACCGGAACAAACTTCGACTTCTCAGCTTACTCGTCGGAattgaaggctgttttgggaatttCACAGGTGCAGTTGAACTACCTGGCAACAGCGTCCGATCTCGGAAAAATGCTAGGATGGTCGTCTGGATTGGCTTTGATGTATACGCCGTTGTGGTTGGTTATGTTAGTTGCTGCTTTCATGGGATTGTTTGGTTATGGGATTCAATGGCTTGTCATTCTTGACCTCATTTCCTTGCCTTATTTTGTG GTATTTTTACTCTGCTTGTTAGCTGGATGCAGCATCACTTGGTTCAACACTGTTTGTTTTGTTCTGTGCATAAAGAATTTCCCTTCTAACAGACCTTTAGCACTTGCACTCACAGTGAGTTTCAATGGAGTTAGTGCAGCTTTATACAACCTTGCTGCAATTTCTATAAACCCTTCTTCCACTCAAATTTACCTTCTTCTCAATGCCTTCATGCCCTTTATCACCTCACTTGCAGCCCTTGTTCCAATTCTTAGACAACCCCGTATCGATCCCCTTCCTTCTGATGCCATCAAACATGAACAACTCATATTCGTTGTACTTAATTTCCTAGCTGTAATCACTGGCCTCTATCTTCTCTTTGTCCATTCAGCTGATTCATCAACGGCTCGTGTCATTTTTGCTGGTGCCATTTTACTACTTGTCCTTCCATTGGGAATTCCAGGCATTATTTATGCAGGGGATTGGTTTCAGCATaaaattttctctagttttaccTTTGAAGGATCCAGCTTCCTACTCGTTGATGCTGACGATCTTGAATTTCATAAAGAGTTACTTAGTCGGGAGAATAGCCAGATCAATGTAACGTCCTATTGTAATGGACCGACTCTTACATTAAGCCTGACGAGGATTATTGGCACTGCTGGAGTTAGTGATGAAGGATGTTGTGGAAAAATAATTGAGAAGGATCAGTTGTTCATGCTTGGAGAAGAACACAAGGCAGGAATGCTGGTAAAGAGATTGGATTTTTGGCTATATTATGTTGCATACTTTTGTGGAGGAACAATTGGGCTTGTGTATAGTAACAATCTTGGCCAAATAGCACAATCACTTGGACATAGTTCAATGACTTCTACTCTCATCACACTTTACTCTTCCTTCTCCTTCTTTGGCCGCTTGCTCTCTGCAGCTCCAGATTTCATCAGATT GAAGTTGTATTTCGCAAGGACAGGTTGGCTAGCAATTGCGTTAGTTCCAACACCAATAGCATTTTTCTTGGTTGCAGCAAGTGGAAAAGAGGTAGCACTCCAAGCAGGAACAGCTCTTATTGGATTGAGTTCAGGATTCATATTTTCTGCAGCAGTGTCAATAACATCAGAACTTTTTGGACCAAACAGTGTTGGAGTCAACCACAACATTCTCATCACAAACATACCTATTGGGTCACTTATCTATGGCTTCCTTGCTGCTCTCATTTATGACAATAATGCTGCTCATGGCGCCACTTTTACACAACAGATGATGAGTGATTCAGTGGTTTGTATGGGGAGGAAATGCTACTTGTCAACTTTTCTCTGGTGGGgttgtcttgcccttctaggaCTCGTTTCGAGTGTGTTGTTGTTCTTAAGAACTAGGCCTGCTTATGATCGATTCGAGCAAAACCGAAGAGCTAATTTGTTGGATTGA